TCACTATGCCTCACATCACTGTTACTGATGTCATCAATCATCCTCGCGCCAGCGGCACACAGTGCCAATGTCTTGGATAATAAATTCAGCTTTTTAAGCAGTGAACCAGAGTTAATGAAGGTGAACGATGCTTTTGTGTTTGATTACCAACAACAAGGTAATCAACTCAAAATCAATTTTGTCATTGCTGAAGGCTATTATTTATATCGCGACAAGCTGCAGTTTTCGGTCGATGGTGCAGTGATTGGTGATATTGAACTACCTCAAGGCAAAAACCATCATGATGAATATTTTGGCGACCAAGAGGTGTTTTACTCGTTTGTAGAAATCCCAATCGCATTTAAAGAAGCCCAAGCAGATGCTGTATTTCATGTCACCTTTATGGGTTGTGCCGAAGGCACCTTATGTTATCCGCCCACCAAGCGCGATGTGACGTTATCAGCGATTGAGGCAAATGACGGCAAGTTAACCAGTAAAAAAGTAATTGGCGCACCTGATGACGTGCAATCATCAATGACAACAGATACACCAGCGGCACCGATTACCCAGCAAGACACCTTAAACCAGATGCTCCAAAACGATAGCCTACTATGGACCTTAGTGATTTTCTTTGGTTTAGGTATCGGCTTAGCATTAACGCCTTGCGTGTTCCCTATGTACCCTATTTTGTCGGGCATTATTGTTGGCCAAGGTAAGAAGTTATCTACCGCTAAAGCCTTCACGCTATCGATGGCCTACGTACAAGGCATGGCGATTACCTATTCATTATTAGGATTAGTGGTTGCCTCTGCTGGACTTAAGTTTCAAGCGGCCTTGCAACACCCAGCCATTTTGATTTTCTTAGCGGTGATGTTTGTCCTGCTAAGCTTATCGATGTTTGGCATGTACGATTTAAAACTACCGTCTAAGTGGCAAGAAAAAATGAACTCAATGTCGAACAACCAAAAAGGTGGCAACCTAATTGGCGTGTTTATGATGGGAGTTATTTCTGGCTTAGTGGCGTCACCTTGCACCACAGCACCGTTATCTGGCGTGCTTATTTACGTGGCGCAGTCTGGTGACCTACTGCAAGGCTTTTTAGCGCTGTATGTACTCAGCATGGGTATGGGCTTACCGTTATTAGTGATTGGTACTTCGGGTGGCAAAATCTTACCGCGCGCTGGGGCTTGGATGGACATTATTAAAACCATCTTTGGCTTCTTACTGATTTCAGTGTCTATTGTGATGATTGGCCGTATTTGGCCAGGCTTAGTGTCCGATTTACTCTGGTCACTATGGGCAATAAGCTTAATCGCTTACTTAATGCATCAAAACAAATTATCAGCATTTAACTGGAAACAAAGCTCACGCGGTGTGTTGTTATTACTGGCGTTAATGGCAAGCTTCTCTTATGGCTTCCAGGCAATGATGACCGGATTTGGTCATAAAACACCCGATATGACTCAAGCAGGTATTGAAGGTAAAACGAACACTGAAACAAATCACTTTATCCGCATTAAGTCGCTAGCAGACTTAGAAGTCGAATTAGATAAAGCCAGCATTAGCGGTAAAACGGTAATGCTAGATTTGTACGCCGACTGGTGTGTGGCCTGTAAAGAGTTTGAAGCTATTACGTTTAAAAATGCTGATGTTGAAATCCGTATGAACCAAATGGTGTTATTACAAGCGGATGTTACTGCCAGCGATGATATCGATATTGAGTTACTAGAACATTATGGCGTATTGGGTTTGCCGACCTTATTAATGTTTAATACCGATGGCATACAACGTGAAGATTTACGTGTAACGGGCTTTATGGGCCCAAAAGACTTTGCAGCCCACTTAGATATACTATTAGCAAAGTAACTAAACCAAGAAATGTAGTGCGTTAAGTAAACTGCCAACATTCATGCTACGGGTGTAGTGCGTTAATCTCAATGATTTAATGAGGTATATAATGTGCTACATTTATCATAACACTTGGATACCATAGTCTGATTCAAAGTTGTTATAACGTAAAACCTGTTAGTAAAATCATGGTGTAGAACACAATATAAAACAGTATCTTTAACCACTAAAGATGCTGTTTTTTGCTTTTAAGCTATTAAAGTCATCGAAAGTTAACCTTTTTCTTATACAATACGGTTTTATATTCCTCATATATGGAGTTTTATGGAACCCGCTATCCTGATTATCACCCTACTGTGCGGCATGCTGGTTAGCCGTATAGGGTTACCACCACTCATTGGTTATCTTGCTGCTGGTTTTGTATTATTCACCTTAGGCATTGAAGACACTAGCTTACCTATTTTGCAGCAGCTTGCTGACTTAGGTGTCACATTATTGCTATTTTCCATTGGCCTTAAACTTGATCTTAAGAGCCTATTTAAAGCCGAAGTATGGGCTGGATCCAGCTTACATTTAATCGGTTCGATATTATTTTTTGTGCCTGTACTTAAATTATTAGGCTTTTTAGGCATAGAACAGTTAGACGGCTTTAGCTTTAATCAACTGATGCTAATTTCCTTCGCATTAAGTTTTTCCAGTACCGTATTTGCGGTAAAAGTACTCGAAGACAGCGGTGATATGCAGTCGCTTTATGGCCGAGTGGCGATTGGTATCTTGATTATGCAAGACATCTTCGCCGTGATATTTTTAACTGTCTCTAAAGGTAACATCCCGTCGGTTTGGGCTTTTGCTTTGTTATTACTACCGTTAGCAAGACCGCTTATTTATAAGGTGTTTGATCGCGTTGGTCACGGTGAAATGCTGGTATTGTTTGGCCTTGTGATGGCATTAGTGGTGGGCGCTTGGTTATTTGAAGCTGTCGGTTTAAAGCCCGATTTAGGCGCATTGATTATCGGTATTTTACTCGCAGGGCACGCTAAATCATCCGAACTTGCTAAATCGATTTATTTCTTTAAAGAGTTATTCCTAGTCGCATTTTTCTTGACCATTGGGTTAAACGGCTTGCCCACACTGGCAGATATTGGCTTAGCCACTATTTTAGTCGTGTTGATCCCGGTTAAAATTTTGATGTTTATCTACTTGCTAACCCGCTTTAAACTACGTTCGCGCACCTCGTTACTGGCCTCATTTAACTTGGGTAATTACAGTGAATTTGGTTTAATTGTTGCTGCCGTAGCCGCACATAAAGGCTGGTTACCACCAGAATGGCTTATCATTATTGCAGTGGCATTAAGCATCAGTTTCTTATTTGCAGCGCCATTGAATAATAGCGTTACCAAGATTTACTCACGTTATCAAGCCAGGCTATTGAAGTTAGAACGTCATCCTTTACACCCTGAAGACAGACAAATTCGCATTGGTAATCCGCGCTTTTTAATTCTAGGTATGGGACGAATTGGCTCCGGTGCTTACGATGAACTGCGTTCAAAATACACTGGCGAGATTTTAGGGATTGAGCACAAGCAAGAGTTAGTAGATTTTCATCGCAGCCAAGGCCGCCATGTTGTACAAGGCGATGCTAGCGATACTGACTTTTGGGAAAAACTAGAACGAGCACCACATTTAGAATTAGTCTTATTAGCAATGCCACATCACGTAGGTAACTTATTTGCAGTGCAACAACTGCAAAAAATTAATTACGAAGGCAAAATAAGTGCCATTGTACAATACGCTGAAGATGCCGAGTCATTAAAAGAGTCTGGCGTTGATACTGTGTATAATTTGTATGAAGCGGCAGGCGCGGGTTTTGTTGACCATGTCATTAAAGAGCTACTTGATTCACCTCCAGAAATTGTACCTAGCTCATTAGCAACAAATAGCGATCAGCCAACCTGCTCTGCGACAAATGAAGCTGCTTCCGAGTCTCGCTCTTAATACTCATGGTCAGCTCAAACGCCTAGATCATTCTCTAGGCGTTTTTGTTTACGGCGACGGATTGCTCCGGATAACAGAATCTCAGTTACAGACACAGTAAAGTCATGCTATAACTCATTAATAAGAGTTTTCTTGTCACCCTTTTGTTGGATTTTTTGAAGTATGTCAAACCCTGCTCAACGCGCAACTAAATTATTTGTTCAAACATTTGGCACTAAGCCCGATGATTTATACCAAGCGCCTGGGCGAGTTAACATCATGGGCGAGCATACCGATTATAACGAAGGGCTCGCATTACCAGCAGCGATTAACTTTCATACCGTGATTGCAGTAAAACATCGTGATGACAATTTATTTCGCGCTGTCACCACCGCTTTTCCGGGACAAATAAAACAATGGCACTTTGGTGAAGAAGGCCCTGTCGCAGCAGGCGATGACTGGAGCCATTACCTAAAAGGCGTCACCGCCGCCATGAATCAGTCGGGGTTGCGGGCAAAGGGCTTGGACTTAGCGATTGTCGGTGATGTACCGCTCGGAGCCGGTTTATCATCGTCGGCAGCACTTGAAATCGCTTTTGGTACCGCCATCAGTTATGCCAGCCAATTAAACTTATCTCCTATCGCGATTGCTCAATTGGCCCAGCGCGGCGAAAGCCAATTTATGCTGTTAGATTGCGGCATGATGGATCAAATTATTAGCGCAATGGCAGAACCCGATCACGCCTTATTGATTGATTGCTTAGAATTAGAAAGCGAAGCGGTGTTATTGCCTGAAGAATTAAGCTTAATCGTGATTGACTTGAAACAAGATCGCCATGGCTTTACACAGCAATTTGAACAACGTAAACAAGAGTGTAATCACATAACTAAATTGCTTGGCCTCGATTCGCTGCGAGATTTGTCACTTAGCCAATTAACCCAACATAAAGATGAGTTGAGTGATCAGCAATTTCGTCGCGCTCGCCATATCATTACTGAAAATCAACGCACCAGTAATGCTGCACGAGCACTACAGCAGAATAATATCCCGCGATTTAGTCAGTTAATGGCACAGTCGCAAGCCTCTATGCGCGATGATTTTGAAATTATCACTGCAGAAATTGATAGCTTAGTCACTATGGTTGCCACACTTATTGGCGAGCAAGGTGGCGTGCGCATGAGCGATGGCTGTGTATTGGCTTTAGTTAATCATGATCTCACCGATGAGGTGATTAATGTAGTAGAAAACCAATACTTTAAGCAAACGGGTATTGAAGCAACAATATACTTATGTTCAGCAAGTGGCGGTGCAGGACGCATCGGTTAATAGGTTAGTAGTTAATAGGTTATATAGACTAGAGAGGCATAAATGGTACGTTTTAGTGTACTGGAACCTTGGCAAGATCCCCGTGGTGGTGAGATTGAACGGGTTAGAATTGATAATGGCATCATCGCGCTCGAAGTATTAAGTTTAGGCGGCATCATTCGTTCGTTATGGACTCCAGATCGCAACGGTGAACGTAAAAATATTGTTTTAGGTTGCGACAGCGCCGAAGACTATTTAACCCAACAAGCTTATTTAGGTGCGATAGCTGGACGTTACTGTAATCGTATTGCCAATGGCAAAACTCAGTATAATGGCGAACACTACCAACTTAGTGTTAACCAAGCGAGCAATTGTTTACACGGTGGCGTTGAAGGCTTTAATCGAAAGTTGTGGCAGCTTGGTGCATTAAGTGATGGCATGCGCTTAACCTTAAAAAGCCCAGATGGCGACATGGGGTTTCCGGGCAATTGTACTGTGCAACTCGACTATCGTTTAGTGGGTAATAATCTGTACATTGAAATGCTGGCCAGTACCGATAAAGCCTGTCCTATTAGTTTAACCCAACACAGCTACTTTAATTTAGACGGTAATCGCAGCGACACTAATGAGCAACATACTCTGCAAGTTGATGCCACAAAGTACCTCACAATGAATGATGTTGGCGTGCCGACCTCAATACAAGCTACCGCAGGCAGCGACGTAGACATGGCAATTGCAACGCCTATGTCGGTACAAACCGAGCGCGCCGCATTGGCCGCTACCAATGGTTTTGATCATTGCTATGTGTTAGATAATCCTAGTGCCGACTTACAGCGTTTTGGTTGTTTAGCTAGCCCTAATAGCGGTCGTAGCATGACGGTTTATACCAATCAGCCTGGTGTGCAAGTTTATGGTGCTAACTTTTTACAAGGTACTATTGGCAAAAAGCAACGTCCACTTTGTAATCATCAAGCGGTATGTATTGAACCGCAAATGTTACCTGATTCACCTAATCAAACTGACTTGCTTGGCGATGCCTGGGTAAAGCCAGGCCAGGTTTATCATCACATGACTCGATACCAGTTTGATGCTAAATAATCAGCCGGTTAAAGCTAATTTTAATGCCGAAGATATTGGCCAAATTGCCGTAGGGGCATTTGCCCTATCGGTACCTATTGCGTTTTCTGAGGAAGCATGGCGTTTATCGGCCAGTTTACCCACCTTAAATTTAGTACTGGTAGTGGTATTGTCGTTAGCATTTATTACCTTATTTGCTTACCAGAGCGTATTTCAGGCAAATATTATTAAACGCAGGCGAGCGTTTTTACTGCGGGTGATAGCGGCGTATATTTTAACGTTATTGGTGGTAGGAATAGTGCTATTAGCATTAGATAAGTTGCCGTTATGGGATGATCCCATTTTAGCATTAAAGCGGATTATTTTAATCGCTATGCCCGCATCGATGGGAGCGATTATTGTCGACAGTTTCGACAAAGAATAAACGACATAAGGAATGAGGTATCATTACTTATGTCGTCAATAATCTATAGCGATTATTAGTAGGATAATAACGGTTATTAAACAATAAACATTGTCTCAGATACTGAATGTTATCTGTTTTTTTAGTCGTCTACGCTATCAGCCATATCATCAAAGCTATCATTGTCATCATCTGAATCATCAAATTCTGGAATGTCATCATCAGAGTCAGCAACCTCATCTGGCTCTGGAGCAGGTTTAGCCTTACGCGGTGGTGCAGTATCAGGTACTTTTGATAAATCAATTCGTAACTGATGTTTTGCCATAAACTCACTACGTGCCGCTTTCCAAGCATCACTAAACTCAGCCATAGCGGCTTTTGTTTGTTGCTCATCTAAGTCGTGTAAGTTAACTTTAACGATGTCTTCTACATATTCCACAATCGTATTACGGATAGTGTTGTACATAAAAATGCGCCCTGGTGACGCTTCTGGCAACTGGTTATCATGAACAACGATAGTGTTACCTTTCGATGTTCTTAACTCACCAAACCAAAGTTGTTTTTTTGCTGTGTTATACATATATGCTAACGCCCTTAAATCAACACATATCCTAAGAATGATGCAGTAAGATTGATCATAAACCCCTCATGCCACACCACGATTACATGTTCTGTATTTATGTGGGTATTTAAACAGAATATTGCTGAGAATCAATGCCTAAAACGATGAATTTTTCGCGTAATTGCATAAAAATATCCGTTATCGTCAATTTTTAACATTTACAGGCATTTTTATCACCAAATAATATCCCACAAAAGTGATTAGCCACTTCAGTTCAGGCTAATCACATCACGACTTTAGCTTAAAAAAATCAAGCTTCAAGTTTTTTATCAAAATATATTGCTGATTAACATTACGGATTTAACTCGTGCACAAATAATCCTACTGATTAAGCTTGCAGATCTAATACAATTTTGCCTTTATGTTGCCCAGACTCCATGCGTTGGTGCGCTTCTACTACCTGTGAAAAAGCAAATACGCTATCGACAGGAATACTCATTTCACCACTATTTAATAATGGCCACACATATTGCGCTAAGCCTTGAGCAATTAATGCTTTATTGGCTACGCTTTGTGGTCGTAACGTTGAGCCAGTCCATACAACGCGCTTAGCCATAATACGGAAGATATCCACATTTGCTTGTGGCCCGCGTTGCATGGCAACCGACACCATACGTCCGTCAGTTGCGATAGCTTTAAGGTTTTCGTTAATAAAGTCGCCACCCGCGATATCCATGATGACGTTAACGCCTAATCCATTTGTTGCTTCTAAAATCGGTTCAACAAAATGCTGCTCGTTATAGTTAATTGCTACGCTAGCACCTTGTTCAAGGCAATATTGGCATTTATCTGCACTGCCAGAAGTGGCAAATACGGTTGCGCCTAAACGACTCGCCATTTGGATCGCAGTTGTACCGATACCACCAGAGCCTCCATGAATAAGCACGGTCTCGCCCGCTTTTAGTCCACCGCGAATAAACAAGTTACCCCACACGGTAAAAAAGGTTTCTGGCAACGCGGCAGCTTGCACAAAACTGTAACCCGTAGGAATAGGTAAACAATGGGCTGCATAAGTATTAACTAACTCGCCATACCCGCCACCAGGCACTAAGGCACATACTTTATCGCCTACTTGCCACTGAGTCACATCGTCTGCCACGGCAACAATTTCACCGGCGACTTCTAAACCAAGAATAGGGCTAGCATCCGCTGGCGGTGGATAAGCACCCACGCGCTGCTTAATGTCTGGGCCATTAACGCCTGCAGCATAAACCCTAATCGTCACCTGGCCTTTTGCTGACATCGCAAGCGTTGATTGAGTCATGGTCATCACACTGGGTTCGCCAGGCTGATCAATAACCACATGCTTAAACAGTCTATTTAATATTGTCATAA
This region of Shewanella livingstonensis genomic DNA includes:
- a CDS encoding DUF2391 family protein, whose protein sequence is MLNNQPVKANFNAEDIGQIAVGAFALSVPIAFSEEAWRLSASLPTLNLVLVVVLSLAFITLFAYQSVFQANIIKRRRAFLLRVIAAYILTLLVVGIVLLALDKLPLWDDPILALKRIILIAMPASMGAIIVDSFDKE
- a CDS encoding protein-disulfide reductase DsbD, which codes for MKKIVSLCLTSLLLMSSIILAPAAHSANVLDNKFSFLSSEPELMKVNDAFVFDYQQQGNQLKINFVIAEGYYLYRDKLQFSVDGAVIGDIELPQGKNHHDEYFGDQEVFYSFVEIPIAFKEAQADAVFHVTFMGCAEGTLCYPPTKRDVTLSAIEANDGKLTSKKVIGAPDDVQSSMTTDTPAAPITQQDTLNQMLQNDSLLWTLVIFFGLGIGLALTPCVFPMYPILSGIIVGQGKKLSTAKAFTLSMAYVQGMAITYSLLGLVVASAGLKFQAALQHPAILIFLAVMFVLLSLSMFGMYDLKLPSKWQEKMNSMSNNQKGGNLIGVFMMGVISGLVASPCTTAPLSGVLIYVAQSGDLLQGFLALYVLSMGMGLPLLVIGTSGGKILPRAGAWMDIIKTIFGFLLISVSIVMIGRIWPGLVSDLLWSLWAISLIAYLMHQNKLSAFNWKQSSRGVLLLLALMASFSYGFQAMMTGFGHKTPDMTQAGIEGKTNTETNHFIRIKSLADLEVELDKASISGKTVMLDLYADWCVACKEFEAITFKNADVEIRMNQMVLLQADVTASDDIDIELLEHYGVLGLPTLLMFNTDGIQREDLRVTGFMGPKDFAAHLDILLAK
- the galK gene encoding galactokinase — translated: MSNPAQRATKLFVQTFGTKPDDLYQAPGRVNIMGEHTDYNEGLALPAAINFHTVIAVKHRDDNLFRAVTTAFPGQIKQWHFGEEGPVAAGDDWSHYLKGVTAAMNQSGLRAKGLDLAIVGDVPLGAGLSSSAALEIAFGTAISYASQLNLSPIAIAQLAQRGESQFMLLDCGMMDQIISAMAEPDHALLIDCLELESEAVLLPEELSLIVIDLKQDRHGFTQQFEQRKQECNHITKLLGLDSLRDLSLSQLTQHKDELSDQQFRRARHIITENQRTSNAARALQQNNIPRFSQLMAQSQASMRDDFEIITAEIDSLVTMVATLIGEQGGVRMSDGCVLALVNHDLTDEVINVVENQYFKQTGIEATIYLCSASGGAGRIG
- a CDS encoding NAD(P)H-quinone oxidoreductase, with the translated sequence MTILNRLFKHVVIDQPGEPSVMTMTQSTLAMSAKGQVTIRVYAAGVNGPDIKQRVGAYPPPADASPILGLEVAGEIVAVADDVTQWQVGDKVCALVPGGGYGELVNTYAAHCLPIPTGYSFVQAAALPETFFTVWGNLFIRGGLKAGETVLIHGGSGGIGTTAIQMASRLGATVFATSGSADKCQYCLEQGASVAINYNEQHFVEPILEATNGLGVNVIMDIAGGDFINENLKAIATDGRMVSVAMQRGPQANVDIFRIMAKRVVWTGSTLRPQSVANKALIAQGLAQYVWPLLNSGEMSIPVDSVFAFSQVVEAHQRMESGQHKGKIVLDLQA
- a CDS encoding aldose epimerase family protein; the protein is MVRFSVLEPWQDPRGGEIERVRIDNGIIALEVLSLGGIIRSLWTPDRNGERKNIVLGCDSAEDYLTQQAYLGAIAGRYCNRIANGKTQYNGEHYQLSVNQASNCLHGGVEGFNRKLWQLGALSDGMRLTLKSPDGDMGFPGNCTVQLDYRLVGNNLYIEMLASTDKACPISLTQHSYFNLDGNRSDTNEQHTLQVDATKYLTMNDVGVPTSIQATAGSDVDMAIATPMSVQTERAALAATNGFDHCYVLDNPSADLQRFGCLASPNSGRSMTVYTNQPGVQVYGANFLQGTIGKKQRPLCNHQAVCIEPQMLPDSPNQTDLLGDAWVKPGQVYHHMTRYQFDAK
- a CDS encoding cation:proton antiporter family protein, with amino-acid sequence MEPAILIITLLCGMLVSRIGLPPLIGYLAAGFVLFTLGIEDTSLPILQQLADLGVTLLLFSIGLKLDLKSLFKAEVWAGSSLHLIGSILFFVPVLKLLGFLGIEQLDGFSFNQLMLISFALSFSSTVFAVKVLEDSGDMQSLYGRVAIGILIMQDIFAVIFLTVSKGNIPSVWAFALLLLPLARPLIYKVFDRVGHGEMLVLFGLVMALVVGAWLFEAVGLKPDLGALIIGILLAGHAKSSELAKSIYFFKELFLVAFFLTIGLNGLPTLADIGLATILVVLIPVKILMFIYLLTRFKLRSRTSLLASFNLGNYSEFGLIVAAVAAHKGWLPPEWLIIIAVALSISFLFAAPLNNSVTKIYSRYQARLLKLERHPLHPEDRQIRIGNPRFLILGMGRIGSGAYDELRSKYTGEILGIEHKQELVDFHRSQGRHVVQGDASDTDFWEKLERAPHLELVLLAMPHHVGNLFAVQQLQKINYEGKISAIVQYAEDAESLKESGVDTVYNLYEAAGAGFVDHVIKELLDSPPEIVPSSLATNSDQPTCSATNEAASESRS